One genomic window of Halorhabdus sp. CBA1104 includes the following:
- a CDS encoding type IV pilin, whose protein sequence is MTPVVANVLLVAIAIVLGVTVTIFALGLAEPFEAEPPTASFETDYTAANGLFVRHQHGDGIDADRLSVRLDGRSYPVSAFVDDQRLTAGTQIGPLYPAASREAHLVWEQGDTSSIVYTATPPREGTVPAYLRFDERSLRSYGGGQDADAEFTSTTGARAVTLENNTWKLLDFEYNVTAQTVLEFDFRATNAGEIHGIGFETDDSISSDRIFKLLGSQPWGIEYGEYETGDGWVHYEIPVGELYGSSLHGQTSSLALVNDVDNDTKRPSDSQFRNIRAYESPPEDSSIQFEFSADGATVTEPVQSYGSQDKDFGVAVSDDNAMLTLSENTWAYVPIDESVTDDTVLVVEFNASSQGEIHGVGLETDNSETESRFVRFNGTQSWATKVTPVSSGDDGWERYEIDVTSLLASSGETVSRLVFVNDDDTGGNGVSQFRNVTIYDE, encoded by the coding sequence ATGACGCCCGTCGTGGCCAACGTCCTGTTGGTCGCGATTGCCATCGTCCTCGGGGTCACGGTCACTATTTTTGCCCTCGGTCTCGCCGAGCCGTTCGAAGCCGAGCCACCGACAGCGTCCTTCGAGACGGACTATACTGCCGCTAATGGACTCTTCGTCCGCCACCAGCACGGCGATGGTATCGACGCCGATCGACTGTCCGTCCGACTCGACGGCCGGTCGTACCCGGTCTCGGCGTTCGTCGACGACCAGCGCCTCACTGCCGGGACCCAGATCGGTCCGCTGTATCCGGCCGCGTCCCGGGAGGCCCACCTCGTCTGGGAGCAGGGTGATACGTCTTCGATCGTGTACACAGCCACGCCGCCCCGAGAGGGGACCGTCCCCGCCTATCTTCGATTCGACGAGCGGTCCCTCAGATCGTACGGCGGCGGGCAGGACGCCGATGCCGAGTTCACGTCCACGACGGGGGCCAGAGCGGTGACCCTCGAGAACAACACCTGGAAGCTGCTCGATTTCGAGTACAACGTCACTGCCCAAACGGTCCTGGAATTTGACTTTCGCGCGACGAACGCCGGGGAAATCCACGGGATCGGCTTCGAGACCGACGACAGCATCTCCAGTGACCGGATTTTCAAGCTGCTTGGCTCACAGCCTTGGGGCATCGAGTACGGCGAGTACGAGACCGGTGATGGCTGGGTCCACTACGAGATCCCTGTCGGGGAACTCTACGGGTCATCACTGCACGGCCAGACCTCCTCTCTCGCCCTCGTCAACGACGTCGACAACGACACCAAGCGGCCGAGTGACTCTCAGTTCCGGAACATCCGCGCGTATGAATCACCACCGGAGGATTCGTCGATACAGTTCGAATTCAGCGCCGACGGGGCCACTGTCACCGAACCCGTTCAAAGCTACGGCAGCCAGGACAAGGACTTTGGCGTGGCGGTCAGCGACGACAACGCGATGCTGACTCTCTCGGAGAACACCTGGGCGTACGTGCCGATCGACGAATCTGTCACCGACGACACCGTGCTTGTGGTCGAATTCAACGCATCGAGCCAGGGTGAGATCCACGGTGTCGGCCTGGAAACCGACAACTCGGAGACAGAATCACGGTTCGTCCGTTTTAACGGCACTCAGTCCTGGGCCACGAAAGTCACCCCCGTCTCTTCGGGCGACGACGGCTGGGAGCGCTACGAGATCGACGTCACCTCACTGCTTGCGTCCAGTGGTGAAACTGTCTCCCGTCTCGTGTTCGTCAACGACGACGACACCGGTGGAAACGGTGTCTCACAGTTCCGGAACGTGACGATATACGACGAATAG
- a CDS encoding aldo/keto reductase, whose translation MEYRTLGSTHRDVSAIGLGTWNVGPSWASVSDEQASEAIRTALDAGVNLIDTAEVYGDGRAERLIGEVLDERGREDVFVPTKAAPDPDGGHSEDGLRDSIAGSKERLGVETLDLVQLHCPETQAFYDPSTFETLEQLREEDEIAHAGVSVEKVEQADKAIEYPVVETVQLIFNPFRHRPAERFFERAAAQDVGIIVRVPLASGLLADAFEGVQDFGEDDHRRTAAEDGVDAGIGRAGGETFAGVPFQAGLDAVEALRPSVPEGMTMAQFTLRWILDFDAVSTVIPGSTTPAHVEQNAAAADFEPLSHETHGTVRDVYEAHLYDHVHHRW comes from the coding sequence ATGGAGTATCGCACACTCGGTTCGACCCACCGCGACGTCTCGGCGATCGGGCTGGGCACGTGGAACGTCGGCCCTTCCTGGGCATCGGTTAGTGACGAACAGGCCAGCGAGGCGATCCGGACCGCCCTCGATGCGGGTGTCAACCTGATCGACACGGCTGAAGTGTACGGCGACGGCCGCGCCGAACGCCTCATCGGCGAGGTACTGGACGAGCGCGGCCGGGAGGACGTTTTCGTCCCGACGAAGGCCGCCCCCGACCCGGACGGCGGTCACTCGGAAGACGGGCTTCGGGACTCGATCGCCGGCTCGAAAGAGCGCCTGGGCGTCGAGACACTCGATCTCGTCCAGTTGCACTGCCCGGAGACGCAGGCGTTCTACGACCCCAGTACGTTCGAGACGCTGGAGCAACTCCGCGAGGAGGATGAGATCGCCCACGCCGGGGTCAGTGTCGAAAAAGTCGAACAGGCGGACAAGGCCATCGAGTACCCCGTCGTCGAGACGGTCCAGCTCATCTTCAACCCGTTCCGCCATCGCCCCGCAGAACGGTTCTTCGAGCGGGCTGCCGCCCAAGACGTCGGTATCATCGTGCGCGTCCCGCTGGCCTCTGGACTGCTCGCAGACGCTTTCGAGGGCGTCCAAGACTTCGGCGAGGACGACCATCGTCGAACGGCTGCCGAGGACGGTGTCGATGCGGGGATCGGTCGCGCTGGCGGTGAGACCTTCGCCGGCGTCCCCTTCCAAGCGGGACTGGACGCCGTCGAAGCACTGCGCCCGTCCGTCCCCGAGGGAATGACGATGGCTCAGTTCACGCTCCGATGGATTCTCGACTTCGACGCCGTCTCGACGGTGATCCCCGGCTCGACGACGCCCGCACACGTCGAGCAAAACGCCGCGGCAGCGGACTTCGAGCCACTCTCACACGAAACCCACGGCACAGTCAGGGACGTCTACGAGGCCCACCTCTACGATCACGTCCACCATCGCTGGTAA
- a CDS encoding HIT family protein: MTDCVFCAIVAEELPSHTVFETEDALAFLDTNPLAEGHTLVVPKTHYEQLDDVPAETATEFYAALHDVVPAVEAAVDAPATTVAVNNGEAAGQEVPHVHAHVVPRFEDDAAGPVHALFRGRPTVTEDAQTELADAIAARL, from the coding sequence ATGACCGACTGCGTGTTCTGTGCAATCGTCGCCGAGGAGCTGCCCAGTCACACTGTCTTCGAAACCGAGGACGCCCTGGCGTTTCTGGATACGAATCCGCTCGCCGAGGGCCATACGCTCGTCGTCCCCAAGACACACTACGAACAACTCGACGACGTTCCCGCCGAAACGGCGACGGAATTCTACGCGGCCCTCCACGATGTCGTTCCGGCTGTCGAAGCGGCCGTGGATGCACCGGCCACGACCGTCGCTGTCAACAACGGCGAGGCCGCTGGCCAGGAAGTACCACACGTCCACGCCCACGTCGTCCCACGGTTCGAAGACGACGCTGCTGGGCCGGTCCACGCGCTGTTTCGTGGCCGCCCGACTGTCACCGAGGACGCGCAAACGGAACTGGCCGATGCGATCGCCGCCCGTCTCTAA
- a CDS encoding transcription initiation factor IIB family protein, protein MRPPRSTGQCPECDGGLLRRDRETICTDCGLVVDESRIDPGPEWRTFEADDGQQRRRTGPPLTRARHDRGFSTRIGRDSAGPPRRRRRMARLRRQHRRSRTASKADRNRMYGMMEIRRIVDRLSLTESFRDDACVLFEAGQDAGLLHGRTIEGMAAAAVYAVCRTADVSRMVEEVTAVAQASSDELTVAYAALNQELGLETGPIDPREYLPRFADQLDLTPAIERRATEFAAIVVDRTLAGGRAPSGVAAACLYTAGREHGADVTQQQAAAVAGVAPATLRSTYQDIRDAAIGQADTTTANAGAD, encoded by the coding sequence GTGCGCCCTCCACGCTCGACCGGGCAGTGCCCGGAATGTGACGGTGGACTGTTGCGTCGCGACCGCGAAACGATCTGTACCGACTGCGGACTGGTCGTCGACGAGTCACGCATCGACCCCGGTCCCGAATGGCGAACCTTCGAGGCAGACGACGGCCAGCAGCGTCGCCGAACCGGTCCCCCGCTCACGCGTGCCAGACACGATCGGGGCTTCTCGACTCGCATTGGTCGGGATAGCGCCGGCCCACCGCGACGACGACGCCGCATGGCTCGCCTTCGCCGCCAGCACCGTCGCTCTCGGACAGCTTCGAAGGCCGATCGCAACCGCATGTACGGCATGATGGAGATTCGGCGGATCGTCGACCGGCTGTCTCTCACTGAGAGCTTTCGGGACGATGCCTGTGTCCTCTTCGAGGCCGGGCAGGACGCCGGACTGTTGCACGGTCGGACGATCGAAGGCATGGCGGCCGCGGCTGTTTATGCTGTCTGTCGGACTGCGGATGTCTCGCGGATGGTCGAGGAAGTGACGGCCGTCGCCCAGGCCAGCAGCGACGAGTTGACGGTCGCCTACGCCGCGCTCAATCAGGAACTCGGCCTCGAAACGGGGCCGATCGACCCGCGTGAGTACCTGCCCCGCTTTGCCGACCAGTTGGATCTCACTCCGGCGATCGAACGCCGCGCGACCGAGTTCGCGGCGATCGTCGTAGACCGAACCCTCGCTGGTGGCCGCGCACCGAGTGGCGTCGCTGCCGCCTGTCTGTACACTGCTGGCCGCGAACACGGGGCCGACGTGACCCAGCAACAAGCCGCCGCTGTCGCCGGTGTCGCACCAGCGACGCTCCGCTCGACGTATCAGGATATCCGCGACGCAGCCATCGGACAGGCCGACACCACTACCGCAAACGCGGGCGCCGATTGA